CGTGTTCTGGTCGTTGATCGGCCTTTTGCTCGGGCAACTGGTCGGCGGCGCGGTGATGGCCCTGCATGCCGCCCAAGGTCCGCGTCTGGGGCTGCCGCAGATGATTTCCAGCCGCGTGCAGTTCGGCGTGTACGGCGCGGCCATCCCCATGGCCCTGGTGTGCCTGATGTACCTGGGCTTTACCGCCACCGGCACGGTGCTGTCCGGCCAGGCCATCGGCCAGTTGCTGAGCATCAGCGACAGCGCCGGCATCCTCATCTTCGCCGGGGTGATCGTGCTGGCGACCCTGGCCGGCTACCGGGTGATCCACTGGATCGGCCGGGTGGCCAGCGTGCTGGGGATCATCGCCTTCGTCTACCTGTTCAGCCGCATCCTGATGCTGGCCGATATCGGCCAGTTGCTCGACAACCGCCACTTCAGCTGGGCCAGCTTCCTGCTCGCGGTGTCGCTGGCCGCCTCCTGGCAGATCGCCTTCGGCCCTTATGTGGCCGACTACTCGCGCTACCTGCCCAGCCACACCTCGCCACTCAAGACCTTCCTCGCCGCCGGCCTGGGTTCGGTGCTCGGCGCCCAGGCCTCGATGATCCTCGGCGTGTTCGCCGCGGCCATCGCCGGTGGCCAGTTCTCCGGCCGCGAGGTGGCCTATATCGTCGGCCTGGGCGGTGCCGGTACCACGGCGGCGCTGCTGTACTTCTGCATCGCCTTCGGCAAGGTGACCATCTCGACCCTAAACAGCTACGGCAGCTTCATGTGCATCGCCACGATCATCAGCGGCTTCCGTGGCCACCTGCAGATCAGCCGCGTGCAGCGCCTGGTGTTCGTGCTCGGCATCGTCGGCGCGGCGACCCTGGTCGCGCTGCTCGGGCAGCACTCGTTCCTCAGCGCGTTCAAGTCGTTCATCCTGTTCCTGCTGACCTTCTTCGTGCCCTGGAGCGCGGTGAACCTGGTGGACTACTACTTCATCACCAAGGAACGCTATGACATTCCGGCACTGGCCGACCCGGATGGCCGCTACGGACGCTGGAACTGGCCAGGCATCGGCGTGTACACCTTCGGCGTGCTGGTGCAGATGCCGTTCATCGACACCAAGCTGTACACCGGGCCCATGGTCGCGCACCTGGGCGGCGTGGACGTGTCGTGGCTGATCGGCCTGGTGGTACCCAGCGTGCTGTATTACTGCGTGGCGCGCCGTCGGGCGGCCCAGGCACCGGCAAGCATCATCGTGCCGCAGACCCATTGAGCTGAACACCCTCAAGCCTGGGAGCGGCGCAGCACCGCTCCCAGGCTGCATCAGGCCAAAACAGCGCTGTCATCTTTCAGTCAGATCTCTGTCGTAATCTGCGGTGCAACTCTGTGCCACAGGTCTCCGGCATGCCTCGCCTGCTTCCCCTACTGCTGTGCCTGCTTGCAAGCCTGGCTTGCGCCGAGCCCGCGCAACTGCGTATCCAGGGCTCCAACACCATCGGCGCGGCGCTTGGCCCAGCCTTGGTGCGGGGTCTGTTGCAAGCGCAGGGCGCGAGCGCCATCGAACGCCAGCCTGGTACCTCCGCCAACGAGACCACGCTTCACGCTGTTGATCGCAACGGCCTGCCCTTGCGCATCGACATCGCCGCCCACGGCACCAGCACCGGCTTCGCCGCGTTGGCCCGGGGCGAAGCGGACCTGGCCGCGGCCTCGCGACCGATCAGTGACAGCGAGGTGCAACAGTTGCAGGCCCTGGGCAACCTGCGCGGCGCGGGCTCGGAGCAGGTCATCGCCCTGGATGGCGTGGCGGTGATCACCCATCCGGACAACCCCCTCGCGCAACTGACCACCGCGCAATTGGCGCAGGTGTTTGCCGGGCAGTTGCAGCGCTGGGAACAGCTGGGCGTGCCGGGCGGGGCGATCCACCTGTATGCCCGCGATGACCGCTCCGGCACCTTCGAGACCTTCAAGGCCCTGGTGCTTGCCCCGCACAACCAGGCGCTGGCCCCACAGGCACGCCGCTTCGAGTCCGCCGATGCGCTGGCCGCCCAGGTCATGGCCGACCGCCAGGCCATCGGCTTCAGTGGCCTGGGCACGGTCCACCAGGCCAAGGTGCTGGCGGTGGCCGAGGGTGACGCGCCTGCCCTGCTCCCCAGCCGCGCCTTGGTGGCCAGCGAAGACTACCCGCTGTCGCGTCGCCTGTTCTTCTACCTGCCCGCCCACGCCACGCCCCAGGCCAAGGCCCTGGCGGAGTTCGCCCAAAGTCCCGCCGGACAGGCGATCGTCGCCGACCAGGGGTTCGTCTCCCAGCAGATCAAGCCACAGCCGGTAGCGGCCCAGGCCGACATGCCGCCGCGCTACCGGGCACTGGCCAACGAAGCGCAACGCCTGAGCGTCAACTTCCGCTTTCAGGAAGGCAGCGCCAGCCTCGACAACAAGGCCCTGCGCGATGTGCAACGGGTCGGCGACTACCTGCGCCAGGCCGGCAAGCTGCAGGGCAAAGTGGTGCTGGTGGGTTTCGGCGACCCCAAGGAGACGCCGGGGCGCGCCGCCCTGCTGTCGCGGCTGCGGGCCATGGCAGTGCGTCGCGAACTGGCCCGGGCCGGGGTGCAGGCCAAGGACGTGACGGGCATGGGCGACGAACTGCCAGTGGCCGACAACGACCAGGAACAGGGACGTCTGCGCAACCGCCGGGTCGAGGTCTGGGTGTACTGACCCGCTCAACGCCCGTCGGGCAATTCGACCCGAGCCACCAGTCCGCCGCCGTTGCGATTGCGCAGGGTCAGCTCGCCGCCTTGTTCGCGCACGCTGGCACGGGCCGCCGAGAGCCCGAGGCCAACGCCGCCGGTGTCGCGGTTGCGCGACCCCTCCAGCCGGTAGAACGGGTCGAACACCCGCAGCAGAGCCTCTTCGGGAATGCCCGGCCCGCGGTCGCAGACTTCGATGACGATCAGGTGCGCGGTATGGCTCAGGGTGATATGCGGGTCACGGGCATACTTCATGGCATTTTCCAGCAGGTTGACGATCACCCGCTTGGTCGCCAGCGGGCGGCCGTCATGCACCAGGTGCGCCGGCCCCTTGAAGGTGACGGCGAGCTGCTGGTCGCGGTAGTCGTCGACCAGGGTCTGCAACAGCTCCGACAGGTCGTAGGCCGTGCGCTGCTCAAGCTGCGTGCCTTCGCGGAAGAACGCCAGGGCCTCGTTGATCATGCTCTGCATCTCTTCCACATCGCGGATCAGCTTGTGCTTGTGGTCCAGGTCCGCCATGAACTCGCTGCGCAGGCGCAGGCGTGTCAGCGGGGCGCGCAGATCGTGGGAGATGGCCGCCAGCATGTGGGTACGCTCGCGAATGAAGTGCTGGATCTGCGCCTGCATGGTGTTGAAGGCGATGATCGCCTGGCGGATCTCCTCGGGCCCTTCGATGTCGATGGGAGGGGCCTGCAGGTCGCCACCGAAACGTCGCGCCGCGCTGGCAAAACGCTGCAAGGGCGCGGCCAGCTGGCGGGTGGCGAGCCAGGCCACCAACAAGGTCGCCACCAGCCCCAGGCCGATGACCACCGCTAGGCGCGCCGTTACGCTCAGGCCCCAGCTGCGCTCCGGCGGCACGAACAACAACCAGCTGTCATCAGCCAGGGCGACCAGCGCCACGTAGTGGGCCTCGGGGCTGCCCTTGGGCCAGTCGTCGGGGTTGTAGACCTCGATGACGCGTGCCGGCCCCAGCAACTGCCCCATCGCCGGCACCTGGCCGGAGGTAAGCTGCACGCCAGGACCGGGCAGGCCGAAATCGCTGCGCTGGGTGCTCCAGGTCACCTCCAGGGTCGGCGTGCTCGCTGCCTGGGCCAGTTGGCTGCGCAGCGCCGGCGGTGCGCGCTCGATCACCCGCGTGGTCACGGCGATCTGCTCGAGCAGCCCGGTGCGGTCGATGGGTGGGCGCGCCCAGCTACCCGCCAGTTGGACGAACAAGGCGTTGAACGCCAGCGAAGCCAGCAACGCGACGAAGATGGTCAGGGCGATCCGTTTGCGCAAGGTATCGCGGCCCAGCAGGCGACGAATCATGAGCGAGTGACCTTGGCGCTGAACAGGTAACCGCCATTGCGCACGGTGCGGATCAGGTCCGGGCGCTTGCTGTCGGGCTCGATCTTGCGCCGCAGCCGGCTGACCTGCACATCGATGCTGCGGTCGTAGGCGTCATGGCCCTGGCCACGGGTCAGGTCGATCAATTGCTCGCGGGTGAGGATGCGCTGGGGATGTTCGAGAAACACCACCAGCAGGTCGAACTCGGCGCCGGACAGCGGGATCATCACCTGCTCGGGCGAACGCAGCTCGCGGCAGGTGACGTCCAGGTGCCAGCCGGCGAAACCGATCACCGGCCTGGCCGCCTCGCCGCGCGGGGCCTGCTCGCCGGCGCGACGTTGCACGGCACGCAGGCGGGCCAGCAGTTCGCGCGGGTCGAAAGGCTTGGTCAGGTAGTCGTCGGCGCCCAGTTCCAGGCCGATGATGCGGTCGCTCAGCTCGGCCATGGCGGTAAGCATGATGACCGGCACCCCGACCTGCGCACGCAGTTTCTGGCACAGGCTCAGGCCGCCTTCGCCCGGCAGCATCAGGTCAAGGATGATCGCGTCCGGGCACTGGCGCTCGATGGCCGCCCACATCGCCTGGCCTTCGGCGGCCAGGTCCACCTCGTAGCCCTGCTGGACGAAGAACTGCTTCAGCAGGGCGAGGATTTCCACATCGTCATCGACGATCAGCAGTCTGCTCACGGTGGTACAGGTCCGGAAAAAAGGCGTATCTAAAACCATTGCGCCGCCCGGGTCATTTATTTCAATCGAGCAACATTTCGTCACGCCCGACACGATTCGGACATCACCTGGCAAACATTGCCCTGCACCCTGCGGGCCTTCCACTCGCCGAGGGCTCCCCATGAAGATAGCCGACAGCCGCAACAGTACCGATATTCAAGAAGGTTCCGCCCCCCTGATTCTCAGCCAGCGCCACACCAGCCGCGGCCAGACCGGCTCACTGATCGTGCAGCAGGAGAGCCTGGGCCTGGCGGACGACCTGGGCTACATCACCCTGCGGCGCTACTTCGAGCATTACGACCCGGGCTGTGGCGAATGGGTCGAATACAGCCATACCGTGCCCATCCGTGAGCTGATCCACTGGCTGATGGCGCATGGCAAGTTGCAGATCCAGGCCTCGCAGGACGCGCCCCCGACCCAGGCCTGGCAGGCCGCCGCGCAAGAGGAGCGCCGCCCATGAGTCGCCGGCATCTGCTGACGGTCATGCTGACCACCACCCTGAGCCTGTCGGCATGCAGCAGCAACAAGCCGGCACAGGCCGGGTTTCTCAAGGACTACGGCCTGCTCACCCCGCACCAGGCGCCGTCTGGCGGTACCGTGCTGAGCTGGGCCGACCCCAAGTGGCCACGGGGGCGCTATATCGAGGTCTACCTGGCGCCGAGCCGCTTCTACCCGGCACCCGAGCCGAGCCCGCGCATTCCCCAGGCTACTCTCGCCTCGATCACCCACTATTACGACGCGGTACTGCGCAAGGAAATCGGCAAGGTGATGAAGGTGGTGGACACCCCCGGCCCGAACACGCTGGTGGTCAGGCCGGCCATCACCCACATCAGCGCCGACGCACAACCCTTGCGGTTCTACGAATGGCTGCCGATCACCCTGGTCGCGGCTGGAGTGAGCAGTGCCGTGGGGCTGCGCGACCGGGACAGTGAGATCGCCACCGAATTGTCGTTCGAAGCCGGCACAGGCGGGCGAGTGGTGGGCGAGGCGATGCTCGCAGGCACTGGCGTGCCGCTTGAGAACGACCGCCAGGTGATGACGGCCGCCAACGTCAAGGCCGTGCTCGATGGTTGGGGCGTCGACCTGCGCCAGGCGTATGCGGCGCCCCTCAGATAATGTGCCGTGCCGGTGTGTGGGCAGACTGCCTTCAAAGACCTCATCGCTGGCAAGCCAGCTCCCACAGGAATAGCGCAAGACTCAAGAACTGCGCGGGCGAGGTGGGAGCTGGCTTGCCAGCGATGCGCCGCGTCAGCGGCGCGCTGTCGACTCAGGCCTTCAAGGTGGCCATGTCGATGACGAAGCGGTACTTCACATCGCCGGCGATCATCCGCTCGTAGGCCTGGTTGATGTTGCGGATGTCGAGCATCTCGATATCGCAGCTGATCCCGTGCTCGGCGCAGAAGTCGAGCACCTCCTGGGTTTCGGCGATACCGCCGATCAGCGAGCCGGCCAGCACCCGGCGCTTCATCACCAGGTTGGCCGCATGCAGCGGCGGGTCGACCGGCTCGATCAAGCCGACCAGGATATGCACACCGTCGAACCTTAACGTCTCGAGGTAGGGATTGAGGTCGTGCTGAACCGGGATGGTGTCGAGCAGGAAGTCGAACCGACCGGCTGCGGCGCGCATCTGTTCGGCGTCGGTGGACACGATCACTTCATCGGCACCCTGGCGCCGGGCCTCCTCGGCCTTGGCAGCGGAGCGGGTGAACAGCGTGACATGCGCCCCCAGGGCCTTGGCGAACTTGATGCCCATGTGGCCCAGCCCACCCATGCCCAGCACGCCGACCTTGTGCCCCGGGCCGACGCCATGGTGCTTGAGCGGCGAGTAGGTGGTGATGCCGGCGCAGAGGATCGGCGCCGCGCTGGCCAGATCGAGGCCTTGAGGCATGCGCAGGACGAAATCCTCGCTGACCACGATGCTGCTCGAGTAGCCGCCCATGGTATTGCTGCCATCGACCCGGTCGGGGGTGGCGTAGGTCATGGTCGGGCCTTCCAGGCAGTATTGCTCGACGCCCTGGCGGCAGGCTTCGCAGTGACGGCAGGCATCGACCATGCAGCCGACACCGACCAGATCGCCCACCTGGTAGCGGCTGACCTGCGCGCCGACCGCGGTGACCCGACCGACGATCTCGTGACCCGGCATCAGCGGGTAGACGGCGATGCCCCACTCGTTGCGGGCCTGATGGATATCGGAATGGCACACGCCACAGTAGAGGATCTCGATGGCGACATCGTCGGCCCGCGGGCTGCGGCGCTGGAAGCTCATGGGGGCCAGGGGGCTGGTGGGGGACTGGGCGGCGTAGCCGATAGCGGTGTACATATGGGCCTCTCTTGCAAGTGAAACGGTTCAGGCGGCGCATTTTCCGCAGCCTGATCCAGGCCCGCCACGGCCGATTCTCCGGCATGCATGCCCGATTCTCCGGACCTGGCTGCCAACCCCTGGCGCAAGCTATCGAATCTGCGAAGATGCCAATGTCCGATTCTCTGCCCGGGTTCACCATGCACCTGACCTGCCACGTGGATGCCAATGCCACGCTTTGCTCACTGATCCGCACCCTCGCCACGCGCCCGGGGTTCGTGCCCACTGCCCTGCCCCAGGTCCAGGTGCTGACCTGGGACCATTACGTCGCCAGCAGCCCGCAGATCTACGAACCCAGCCTGATCATCGTCGCCCAGGGCAGCAAGCTGGCGCGCCTGGGCCCGCGCACCCTGGAGTACGGCGCCGGGCATTACCTGGTGCAGGCGCTGTCGGTGCCCTTCCTCTGCGAGACCTTCGCCACCCCCCAGGCGCCCCTGCTGGGTGTGGCGGTGGACATCGACCGCGCCATGCTCGGCGAGCTGGTGCAGGCCATGAACCTGGGGCCGGATGTGGCGGTCCAGGCACAGACGCCGCAGTCGATGGCCTCGGCGGCGCTGGACACGGCCATGCGCGAAAGCGTCGAACGCTTGCTGCAGTGCCTGCAGGATCCCCTGGACGCCAGGGTGCTGGGGCCGGCGCGGGTACGCGAGGTGCTCTACACCGCGCTGCGCGGCCCCCAGGCCGGCGTGCTGCGGGCGCTGGTCGAACAACAGGGGCACTTCGCCCGGATCGCCTCGGCCCTGGCCTACCTGCGCGAGCACTACGCCGAGCCGCTGGGCGTAGATGAACTGGCCAGCCGGGCGAACATGAGCGTGTCGACCTTCCATGAGCACTTCAAGCGCTGCACCGACCTTGCACCGATGCAGTACCTCAAGCGCCTGCGCCTGCTCAAGGCACAACAGATGCTGATCGGCGAAGGCCTGGGCGTGGCTCAGGTGGCGCATCGGGTCGGCTACCAGAGCACCTCGCAATTCAGCCGCGAGTACAAGCGCCAGTTCGCCCGCAGCCCGGGCGAGGAGCAGACGTACCAGAGCCTGCCGGCTTGATCGCCGGTCTACCCCGCGTCGGCAGCTACTGACGCAGGACCATCGCCACGATGGTCGCCTGCAATTCCAGCTTGGCGGCCTCGGCGGCCAATTCACCGGCCGCCGCCGCCAGGGACAGCGCATCCGCCGCCCCCACCAGCACCCACAGGCCGGCCACGCCGATATCACCGCCCGGCGCGAACGGCGCCAAGGCCTCCCGACATTTGTCCATGAAGGGCCCGTCATAGCCGCGCTTGAGCGCCTCGAGCTCCGGCGAACCGGCCAATGCCGCGCTGACACCGGGGATCTCGCGTCCTTGGGTCGCCACACAGTCCACATAGGCCTCGGCGATCACCCAGGCCCGCCCCGGCAGGTCCACCGGGCATCCGGCCAGGGCCGTGTCGAGCATCGCCGTCTGGCGCGCGTCGTACTCCTGGTACAGCGCCAGCAACAAGCCATTGCGGGTTTCGAAGTGGTCATACACCACCGGCTTGGTCACCCCGGCTTGCTCGGCCAGGCGCCCCAGGCTAAGGGCATCGGTGCCTTCCTCACGCACCAACCGCCAGGCCACATCCAACAGTTGCCGGCGACGCTCCTCGCGGGACAGGCGTTTGCGCGGCGCGGTCTTTTCCTCGCTTGACATCGATTACCTACCAAAAGTAACTTACCAATCGTAACTTACTGGGAGTATATAGCGCTCCCGAGGCCCTCGCATCCCGATTCTGGAGATTCTGCCATGCATGCCCTGATCGTCATCGGTCACCACGACACCGAGTCCCTTACCCATGCCCTTGCCCAACAGGTTGCCGAAGGGTTGCGCGCGGCCGGTCACACCAGCGAGTTCGCCGACCTGGCCCGGGAAGGTTTCGACCCCCGTTTCAGCCTGGCCGACCACGCCGTACACCGTCGCCTGGCGCCGCCGCCGGCCGATGTGCTGGCCGAGCAGGCGCGTATCGAACGCGCCGACACCGTGGTGCTGGTCTATCCCATCTACTGGTGGTCGCTCCCGGCCCTGCTCAAGGGCTGGGTCGAACGTGTATTCAGCAACGGCTGGGCGTTCTACCAGGCTGCGGACGGCAGCACCACCAAGCGCCTGCACGGCTTGACCGCGCACCTGATCGGCGTTGCCGGGGCCGATGCCGGCACCTTCGAGCGCCACGGCTACGGCGAGGCCATGCGCGTGCAGATCGAGCACGGCATCTTCGATTACTGCGGCGCTCAAGTGTTGAGTTCGACGTTGCTGGACGACAGCGAAGGACAGGATCCGGCACGGCATCTGCGCGCCGCACGCGCCTTGGGGGAGGGGTTGTTCACTCGCGAGGAACGGCGCGAGCCGGCAAGCGTGGAATGAGGGCGGGAAGGCGCGGGCCAACCCGCGCCAGGTGACAGCGTGCGGGCAATCAGCCGCAGTTGACGCGGGTCACCACACCCTTGTCATCGACATTCAGGTTCAACCGCTCGGAGCGGTATTCCAGGGTGATCACATCGTGCGGCTTGAGGATGCGTGCCATCTGCGAGCCGCTGGCCTTGCGCGCCTGCTCGAGCAGCTCGGCGCTGGCCGGCTTGCCGATGGCAAAATCGGCGCCACTGGCTTCGCAGCGGCCATCGTTGCCGGCCGCGGCGGCGGGGGCACTGTTGCTGCCCGAAGAGCCACCGGTGCTGCAACCTGCGAGGACGGTAGCCACCAGCAGGGTCGCCAGGGAAGCGCGGGTACGGAACATGAATCCTCCTAAATCGATCCGGGAACTGCCTAATGCGACAGTTCCGCCAACGGTTTGTTGCAAAACCGCAAGATTCTGCCTGACTCGGCCAGGGGATGTGAAACGCAATCGTCACCGGATTTTGCACCGAACCGCAGGTTCGGCCAAACGCAGGGCTTATGCCTAAGTCGCAGATCCGGTTGCGCAAAGGCATGATTTACTGCAAGAAGTGGAGCATGAAACACCTCCCCTTCGAACGCCAGGACGCGGTATTCGACCTATCACCCAGGCCCAAGCGAGAACCGCCCCATGAGCAGCCACAGCATCGACGCCGATATCAAGGTCAAGTGGGACGAAGGCCAGAGCGCCTACAGCCCGGGAACCCCCGAGGAGCTATTGCTGATCGCCATCGACCTGCTGGTACGCGATCGTGGCAGCGAGGCGGCGCGTAGCTTCATCGACCAGGTGTTCGAGCGCTACGCGCACCACGACACTATTTCAATCGGGCCAGGCGGGCGCTGAGCAGGTCGAAGAAGCCCTGGGCATCGCCCTCCTCGATCCACAGCACATTGGCCGGCTGCTTGAGCACGCCGTACCAGTCGGCAATGGTCTGGCCGAAGGTCGGGCCTTCGCGGCTGTCGACCACCATGTGTACCTGGCGCCCCTTGAACAGCTCGGGCTTGAGCAGGTAGGCGATGACGCTGGCATCGTGTACCGGGCCGCCGGGCATGCCGTAATTGTCCATGTCGAACTTGATGTAGGCGTTGAGAATGTCCACCACCAGCTTGCTGGCGTTGTTGTTGACCGCGGCGAGCTGCTTGAGGCGCGCGTCACTGGTGAGCACCTTGTGGGTGACGTCCAGCGGCAGGTAGGTGAGCTTCACGCCACTGGCCAGCACCACCTCTGCGGCGTGGGGGTCGGCGAACAGGTTGAACTCCGCCGCCGGGGTGATGTTGCCGCCGTTGAAGTGGGCGCCGCCCATCACCACCACTTCCTTGATACCGTTGACGATCTCCGGCTTCTGGATCAATGCCAGGGCCAGGTTGGTCTGCGGGCCGAGCATGGCGACGGTGATGCTGTGAGGCTCGGCGGTGCTCAGGGTGTCGATCAGGTACTGCACGGCGTTGCCCTGGGCCAGCGGCTTTTTCGGCTCGTGGACCTGGACGCCGGTCAGGCCTTCCTCGCCGTGGACGTTGGCGGCGTAGATCGGCGTGCGCACCATCGGCCGCCCTGCCCCGGCGTACACCGGGATCTCTTCGCGGCCAGCCCACTCACGGGCCAGGCGGGCGTTGCGCGAGGTCTTCTCCAGGCGCACGTTGCCGGCCACGGTGGTGATGGCGCGGATCTTCAGTTCCTCGGGCGAGGCCATGGCCAGCAGCAGGGCGACGACGTCGTCGGCGCCGGGGTCGGTGTCGATGATCAGGTCGCGGGGCGCGGCCATGAGGGAAGTCGCGGCCAGCGCGGACATGAGGACGGCTCCTTGGAGCAGGTTCTTGAGGGACATTCAGCACTCCTTGTTGCTAGGGGGATGGATTCACAAGGGGCCGCTTCGCGGCCCTTTCGCCGGCCAGCCGGCTCCCACAGAGGCGGCCCGAGGCCGCGCCCAACCTGTGGATCGAGGGCGCAAGCCCTCGCATTCGGTCTAGAAAGTCACGCCTGCCACCAGGGCAATATTGCTGTAGGGCTTGCACTCCCCCGTGCGCACCACGGCCCGGGCCTGGTGACACAGGGTCTTGAAGTCGGCGTGGCTCAGCACCTGGCGCTGGCCCAGCTCACCGCCCGCATGCAAGCGCTCGACCTCGGCCAACGCCGGCGGCTGGGCCTTGAACACTTCATCAGCCAGCACATGCCGCTCCACCTGCATCTCGCTCAGCACCACACGCAGCACACTGGCGAAATCCGGGATGCCGGGCGTCAGCGCCAGGTCGATCAGTTCCACCCCCGGCGGCACCGGCAGACCGGCGTCACCAATCACCAGGATGTCGCCATGGCCAAGCCCGGCAATGCTGCGCGACAGGGCGATATTCAGCAGCGCCGTCTTTTTCATGGCGCCAACTCCTTCAACAGGGGGATCGAAGGCTGCGCGCCCACACGGGTTACCGACACAGCGGCGGCGCGCTGACCGAAGGCGATCGCCTCGTCCTCCGACAAGCCCCGCGCCAGGCCGGCGGCAAAACCGCCGACAAAGGTATCGCCGGCCGCCGTGGTATCCACCGGCTGCACCCGCGGGGCCGGGAAATGCCGGCTACCGGCGGCATCGACCAGCAATGCACCGTCGCCGCCAAGGGTGACGATCACCTTCCCCGCCCCCAGCTGGCGCAAGCGCTCGGCCGCTCGACGGGCACTGTCCTGGTCGTTGACCCGCACCCCGGCCAGGGCCTCGGCCTCGCTTTCGTTGGGAATCAGGTAGTCGATGAAGGCATACCACTCCGCCGGCAGCGGCCCGCTGGCCGGCGCCGGGTTGAGGATCACCGTGCGGCCCAGCTCGCGGCCACGGGCCAGGGTCCAGGCCACGGTGGCGCTCGGCACTTCCAGTTGGCAGATGATCACTTCGGCGCGCTGCAGCAGCGTATCGAAACGGCTCACCGACTCTGGGCTGAGCAGGCCGTTGCCACCGGGGATGACGACGATGGCGTTCTGACTGGCGGCATCCACCACGATCAGCGCCACGCCGCTGGACACGCCCGGGCACACGCCCACACCCTGGCAATCGATGCCCTCGGTCAGCAGCGCCTGGCGCAGTTGCTGACCGTAGGCGTCGTCGCCGACGTTGCCGACCATCGCCACGCTGGCGCCCAGCCGGGCCACGGCCACGGCCTGGTTGGCGCCCTTGCCGCCGGGCGCGGTGAAGAAGCTGTCGCCGCTCAGGGTCTCGCCTCCCCGGGGCAGGCGTTGGGCGCGGGCCACCAGGTCCATGTTGAGGCTGCCGACCACTACCACCTTGGCATCCATGGGTATTCCTTAACGGTAATCGTTGAACAGGTCCGGGCGTGGCCCGGTGGATTCGCGCAGCACGATGCGCGGGGCGACGATGCGCTGTTCGGCGGCGCCGTCGCGGCGCGGCGTGACGATGCGCGACAGCAGCAGGCCGGCGGCGCTCTCGCCGAGCTCGCGGATCGACTGGCCGACCGTGGTCAGCGCCGGGTACACGTAGCGGCTCAGCTCGATGTCGTCGAAGCCGATCACCGACAGCTCGCCGGGCACGTCGATATTGCGTTCGGCGGCGGCGCGCAACACGCCGAAGCCGATCATGTCGTTGCCGGCGAAGATCGCCGTGGGCCGCTCGCCGTCGAGCAGGCGCGCCGCGGCGGCGTGGCCACCGGGGCTGGTGAAGTCGCTGTGCAGCACATGACCCGGAGCAATGCGCACGCCGCCCTCGGCCATCGCCCGACGGAACCCGGCCAGGCGCAACTGGCTGACCCCGGTGTCCACCGGGCCGCCGATGGTGGCGATCTCGCGGTGCCCCAGCTCGAGCAGATGACGGGTGGCCAGGTAGGCGCCCTGTTCATGGTCGATGCGCACCAGGTCGGCCTCGACGCCTTCCAGGGCTCGGTCGACGATGACCATCGGCGTACGCACACCGCTGAGGCTGTCGAGCAGGTCGCGATCCTCGCCCACCGAAGCGACGATCAGGCCGTCGATACGCTTTTCCAGCAGCACGCGCAGGTAACTGCGCTGCTTCTGCGGGTTGTCGTCGGAGTTGCACAGGATCACGCAGTAACCGTTGCGCTCGCAGGCGTCCTCGATACCCCGGGCCAGCTCGGCGAAGTACGGGTTGACGCTGTTGGGCACCAGCAAGCCGATGGTGGCGGTGCTGCGCGCCTTCAGCGAGCGGGCCACGGCGCTGGGCACGTAGTCGAGCTCGGCGATCGCCGCCTCGACCTTGAGGCGCACGTGTTCGCTGACCGGACGGGTCTTGTTCAATACATGGGACACGGTGGTGTAGGAAATACCCGCAAGTGCCGCGACGTCTTTGATGGTTGCCATGGTTTCAGTTCCGCCGGTTCGCAC
This sequence is a window from Pseudomonas maumuensis. Protein-coding genes within it:
- a CDS encoding NAD(P)-dependent alcohol dehydrogenase; this translates as MYTAIGYAAQSPTSPLAPMSFQRRSPRADDVAIEILYCGVCHSDIHQARNEWGIAVYPLMPGHEIVGRVTAVGAQVSRYQVGDLVGVGCMVDACRHCEACRQGVEQYCLEGPTMTYATPDRVDGSNTMGGYSSSIVVSEDFVLRMPQGLDLASAAPILCAGITTYSPLKHHGVGPGHKVGVLGMGGLGHMGIKFAKALGAHVTLFTRSAAKAEEARRQGADEVIVSTDAEQMRAAAGRFDFLLDTIPVQHDLNPYLETLRFDGVHILVGLIEPVDPPLHAANLVMKRRVLAGSLIGGIAETQEVLDFCAEHGISCDIEMLDIRNINQAYERMIAGDVKYRFVIDMATLKA
- a CDS encoding AraC family transcriptional regulator, whose translation is MHLTCHVDANATLCSLIRTLATRPGFVPTALPQVQVLTWDHYVASSPQIYEPSLIIVAQGSKLARLGPRTLEYGAGHYLVQALSVPFLCETFATPQAPLLGVAVDIDRAMLGELVQAMNLGPDVAVQAQTPQSMASAALDTAMRESVERLLQCLQDPLDARVLGPARVREVLYTALRGPQAGVLRALVEQQGHFARIASALAYLREHYAEPLGVDELASRANMSVSTFHEHFKRCTDLAPMQYLKRLRLLKAQQMLIGEGLGVAQVAHRVGYQSTSQFSREYKRQFARSPGEEQTYQSLPA
- a CDS encoding TetR/AcrR family transcriptional regulator; the encoded protein is MSSEEKTAPRKRLSREERRRQLLDVAWRLVREEGTDALSLGRLAEQAGVTKPVVYDHFETRNGLLLALYQEYDARQTAMLDTALAGCPVDLPGRAWVIAEAYVDCVATQGREIPGVSAALAGSPELEALKRGYDGPFMDKCREALAPFAPGGDIGVAGLWVLVGAADALSLAAAAGELAAEAAKLELQATIVAMVLRQ
- a CDS encoding NAD(P)H-dependent oxidoreductase; translation: MHALIVIGHHDTESLTHALAQQVAEGLRAAGHTSEFADLAREGFDPRFSLADHAVHRRLAPPPADVLAEQARIERADTVVLVYPIYWWSLPALLKGWVERVFSNGWAFYQAADGSTTKRLHGLTAHLIGVAGADAGTFERHGYGEAMRVQIEHGIFDYCGAQVLSSTLLDDSEGQDPARHLRAARALGEGLFTREERREPASVE
- a CDS encoding I78 family peptidase inhibitor, translating into MFRTRASLATLLVATVLAGCSTGGSSGSNSAPAAAAGNDGRCEASGADFAIGKPASAELLEQARKASGSQMARILKPHDVITLEYRSERLNLNVDDKGVVTRVNCG
- a CDS encoding nucleoside hydrolase, encoding MSLKNLLQGAVLMSALAATSLMAAPRDLIIDTDPGADDVVALLLAMASPEELKIRAITTVAGNVRLEKTSRNARLAREWAGREEIPVYAGAGRPMVRTPIYAANVHGEEGLTGVQVHEPKKPLAQGNAVQYLIDTLSTAEPHSITVAMLGPQTNLALALIQKPEIVNGIKEVVVMGGAHFNGGNITPAAEFNLFADPHAAEVVLASGVKLTYLPLDVTHKVLTSDARLKQLAAVNNNASKLVVDILNAYIKFDMDNYGMPGGPVHDASVIAYLLKPELFKGRQVHMVVDSREGPTFGQTIADWYGVLKQPANVLWIEEGDAQGFFDLLSARLARLK
- the rbsD gene encoding D-ribose pyranase, which gives rise to MKKTALLNIALSRSIAGLGHGDILVIGDAGLPVPPGVELIDLALTPGIPDFASVLRVVLSEMQVERHVLADEVFKAQPPALAEVERLHAGGELGQRQVLSHADFKTLCHQARAVVRTGECKPYSNIALVAGVTF